Below is a window of Abyssisolibacter fermentans DNA.
GTTCCTATTTTTACATCAGTTATATCTATATTTATTGGTGTTGTGGTATTGTTTGGAAGCTTTATTCTAATGAAAATTGCAAGGAAACATAAATGGCATAAATGATATTTATTAAAAAATATATCATTAACTAATTATTTAATATTTATTTAGTATCTTTTTTGATAATAAGAATAAAATAAACTAACGTATGAACCATGAAAATATAATATATTTCATGGTTTTGTTTTTTGTGATAAATATAATGTGTAATACATGGAATAAAAGGATTTTTAAGATAATTATAGAAATATTATAAGAGTGTTGGATATGAAGTGTGATTTAAAGTGTTTATATGAAATGGGAAGGTGTTAAGTAATGGAATATAAAGCTATATTTTTTGATAGAGATGGAACACTTACATATCGAAACAAAGAAAAATTGGAATGGCTCAATCAAACAATAGAAGGATGGTCCAAAAGGAAGTTTAAGTTATATTATAACAGGATGATGCAATTATTTGATATTGCAGGTTATCCGAAAGAAGGGTTAAAAAACATAGATGATGAAAAAGTGTTCTGGAAGAAGTATTATGAAGAATTATTAAAAGCAGAATGTATAGCTGAATCAGTAAAAGAAAAGGCAGAATTACTATTTTCTGAACTTTGGTGTAATAATGACAGAAGTTTATTTGATGAAGTAATAGAAGTAATGGAATACTTTAAGAGCAAAGGATATAAAATTGGTGTAATAAGTGATACATCACCATCATTACAGCTTACTTTAGAAAATTTAGGACTAGGAAAATATATAGATAGTTATATTTGTAGTGATCTCGTAGGAGTTATGAAACCAAATCCACTTATTTATAAGACAGCATTAAAATCACTTGATGTAATAGCTACTGAAAGTATTTACGTTGATGATTATGATGTTGAAGCTGATGGAGCA
It encodes the following:
- a CDS encoding HAD family hydrolase — encoded protein: MEYKAIFFDRDGTLTYRNKEKLEWLNQTIEGWSKRKFKLYYNRMMQLFDIAGYPKEGLKNIDDEKVFWKKYYEELLKAECIAESVKEKAELLFSELWCNNDRSLFDEVIEVMEYFKSKGYKIGVISDTSPSLQLTLENLGLGKYIDSYICSDLVGVMKPNPLIYKTALKSLDVIATESIYVDDYDVEADGARELGVTSFHLDRSGIKKSEWMIESLKEIIEYVERVK